The nucleotide window GCATCGGCAAAACAGTTCAGCAATAGCATTGCGCAAGAAAGTGCGAAATAAATCATGTAACTAACATAATTGTATTCATCCCACGAATAGTCAGGTTTGTCTGCAACGTCAGAGTTCAATATCTTACTTCGCTCATTACTTGCACGCACTTCGGTGCGGCATTGAGGAATTGCGAATATTACAAGCAGGAACCAGAAAAGAAATTGTGCGCCGGACGTCTGCACACCATATTTTCGATTCAGAGGTATAAAAATGAACAGCAACAACTAAAACAGATAAAGCAGATATAATGAATTCTTAACTGGCTAAGTAATATAAACATTGTTACTTACAAAAGTGGCAAATTTTATAATAGGACCCCAGATATCAACAGGATATATTAACGAGGCTGTAGCCTCATCACCCTTCTTTACTAAAGCGACAATAAAGTCGGTTGCCGAAAGAATAAGCAAAGCACTATTCAAAACCAATTTGCTTATGTTAAGTTTGTTCCAAGGGATGTTCTTATCTAAACTTGCTTTCAGGTAGTAAAAATCGAATATGGAGAAAGCCCACAAAAATGCACATGGGGCCCATACTAGAACAGTCTTTTCAAAGCATTTTGTAAAATCTGGGTCACTGGTCCACCAAGTTTGATTTGCGCTCTATTACGATAGAttaaaaaaggttttaaaatgaaaatatcgcAATGCATTGTAACTTACCCAAAATTCTGAGCCGCAAAACTCATCCATAGGATGATTGCCACTATCTGTCATTTTGATCTTCAAAGCAGGATTAAACACTTAACACACTTTGCTTTTTCTTGATAAAATTGCGTTTTGTTATAATATCTGGATAAGCATGAAATGTTTGTAACAAAATAAGTAATTTGTCAAATTGAACACTGGCCTTCGCGCAGCTAGTTAGCTGCTAACCTGAAATTGGAAAATGTAAAACAGCTGTTATACAGAGATCTTCGTATGATttaaatttagagaaaaaattACTAATGTTGATAACCGTATCGTAATTtgtagaaatacaaaaaaaaaatcaaaagtttgaagaacaaaattttatattacacgATCTATATACAACGTTTTTCTGAGTAACTAAACCCGAAGAAATAAAATGATTTGTGTGCCTTCTCTAAATTTAATCTAAGCACTTGTAGCACCCTGTAATGTAGTCTACAAAATATTTCTGCGTTACTGAAAAAACGAACAAAGCTAAATGCTGTCAACGAATGTCATTTTACGGTGACAGTACATATTTCATTCTACAGTTTGTTTATCAACTTCATTTTTAATACAGTTTTGCAACTTGTAAAGAATTTTCTAGTGTTTATTTACAGAACTTACATTTTGCCAATAATGTCTCATCCAAAGAACTTTTTAGATGCGGATGAAAGtctacttgaaaaaaatttaaaatttgtcaaGGTGAGTGAAATTACTACAAATCAAGAGCACCGATATAATGTAATTCTttactgaaaattttgtttccagAATGAAGTGGAAGAAGAACTCAATCAATACTTTTCTGGCACGCAAGATAGTGATGGGTTAAATGAATCACTAGCGCCTCCACGTGAATATAAAGTTGTACAGCCAAAACCAGGTAATGACgaaaatattatgttttaatGAGGTTGGTGGTATCTtatcaattgttttttttttggtgatttGCAAAATCATGAAAGATAAAGTATAACCTCTTTTTTCACGTTTTCAACTACTCGCTTcataaattaatacatttttatgtagaaaatgCAGTAGTGATGTATACAGAAAGGTTTACTTTCACATAATTTAGATTTATTATTCGACCACaaatgtgttaattaaacaAGACGCTTGGCTGAAACTGTCGGCAACCCAATAATAATTGGTTGTGAAAACAATTACGAACGCCTAGTAAACTGCTGATTGGCACaatgcattttaattaattgtaattgaaattgaGTAGAACATGAACAAATCGTTTTAGTATCGAGAAGGAGAAAAATACATCATGAAGTATGAAACCGCGGAAATATAATTATATGAGTGcgtatatctaaatttttagaTATAGAAATagatttatgtttattttatatttaaaatttcataaatgctATGTCATCAGTCTTGCTGGTATGTTAGTAAAAATGTGCTTTTGCGTTTTTTATCTTccatatattgaaaaaagtaacaTTAAGCAGTTTAGCCTCAGGTTTTATGGGTTATTTAAGAAGCACTCAAGTACAGCTTACTGACAGCTGCTAAACAAGTTTCCGAAACAACAATGGTAAATTTTACCCAAAGACTAAAACGTGTTAGTGGAATCTTAAATTGTTTAAAGAAATTAGCATGCATATTATTTACTACTCTAAGATCCTGttatacaaaactttaaaatatgtgtacatatagaCATAAGTGGAACTATTCTCCTATATTAGAAGCTGAATCGGAGAGCACGTCTTGACGAGTTTTTATTTGACATCTTCTTCGAAGGTAATTGACCTGAGCAAAAAGTGCATGCTTTTATATAAACGTGTATACTTaagcacttacatatatacgaacacatgttaaaatacatatatttttactaaagttCAACATTAATTGACATTTAAAATTGGAGAAATGCATATTTCAATTTATGAGAATTGAAAGTCAAATATTGATATTATTCTTATCATTCAAATCTCTTGACTTTTAGTACAGagcaaagcaaacaaaagaaattgtGCTGAAAAATCTCTTCAAAAATAAACTCTTAAAATTTGGTtaagtttgtattttattttgtaatatcatTGCAATGGCCACGAAGAGAACAATACAtgcaaaattatgtaaattaattagtaATTGTGAGAGTAATTTCTTTTCGATAATGAGATATTGAGGAATGCTATCACTTATTTTGATTTCCATCaagtagtttttaaaaattctagcTTACTTTCACGTGTATGATGCGATTTTTCGAAAGAACTCGATTTCGCAATAAATCCAAGTGATAAACGTAAACACTAACAAAGctgcataaattataaatatgtacataattcaAATGCCCACACTGttcatatacaaataaatgtgcCCAACTGGCAAAATATATGGCTTTGAAATTCAAGACTTTAAATAAACATACTTAaagtaaatttgctttcacgCATTGGTATACACAAGAgtaataatgtacatatgtatgtatgtatgtgtatatgaaaCCTGGGCCTGTTTAACGTTTGTATAGCAGAAGCAAATCCAAATCAATTTTGGAAAAACGTTAATAAAAACTTCTAATGTGTTATGCTATTCAATCGCGGAATCTGCAAGTTAGCCAATTAATATAGCACCGAACCCGTTCGTCCGAtagatttaattcatttttatttttaagatcaCTGTTGCGTATGTGCATattcttgtatgtatgtatgtataacactGCTTTTCGTATACGACTTTtaatcaattatatttatttaatattctgcATTTATTCTTACACATGTGATGTATACACTTATTTATGCCTGTAAAATTCAGTGTTGATTAGCCTTTAGAGATAAGCTGACACTCTTTGTTAATAAATACTGATGTATTTCTTATACTACCAATGAAATTTGCACCCTTTAAATGTATACTTTGtaagaaaaaatcaattacCTTGAGCtatttatttccatatttaAGTGGCTCCGACAATAAGAGAAATAAAACCAGAACTTGAAAGTAATCTGAATTTCAACTACATGGGTAATGCTTTTTAGATTACTCTATCTATTGCATATTTCAACTATGAAATCTTATCTTATCTATTCTCTATTTTGAAGTATTGGtaaaaaaagcttttatatCAATCGCCAAATATGAAGCATCTATATAGAAATTAAACTGTAttctagttaaaaaaaaattatgtacacgCATATActagaaaataacaatattattaGAGGTTTCATTCCATATTTCACAACTTAATTTGTGTTGTTTAGGGTATATGCTCGTCTGGAGCAGATACCATATGtgagtttttataaatatgattATATTTTTATCAGCACTCATTGTAATTTCGTAACAATATGAAATGTTCATACCGTATtaaatgcatgtacatatgtacatatgtagatagcaaactttttgtttgtttgtgcatTCGGTCATCACTTTGCGCACAGTTCTCAATATCAACAACAGTTCGTTTATTTAGtttaaacacatttatttaGCGACGTTTTTGTGGAAAATGTAAAGCTACCTGTTTCATGTCCCGACGCCAACTGTATTACTGTATGATTTattgttgaaatatatattttaaagtaaatgtatatgtatacacttgtttacttaatttttacgAATACGATTATCCAGGTTGCATTTTTCTTATCGTAATTAAGGGAGAATTCACCTataaagcacatacatacatacatgcatatgtatcaACTGTTATCAGTAGGCTTCCCCATTTGTTATCTTGCTTTTCGAAACTCATAGTGATACAGCAGAAAAATTGCATGCCATATCATTAACCACGTTTTCCCTATACCCAATCGTATATATTTAGGCTATTTATATAGTACAATGTTTTTCGCGGGACGCCCACATTGCGTAATTTTGTTTATCTTTGATTTTCTTGCACACTTCTTGCTGTTGACGCTTTCAACGCGAAATACCCCAATTGACAAAATAACGAAAAGAGTTTTATACTTGAATcctttctattttaattttttgtaatgttgcaattaattatttacttttggTACACTTTGTTGATCCAGTTTATTATGCTTGCGACAAGGTTGCTTCTTCTGTTAGTCCGTAACTGGATAATTCTTATCGTTATTAAAACACCCATAAAGCTCGTAGATAAGGATGTTCAGTACGTGTGCTTGATATTcatataatgtacatacaaCAAATAATAGTAATTTCTTCTCGGCTTAGTGTCAAGATTTGTtcgtttgttttaaatttatgttattttcttggtttttcatgaatataattatttgttagaacgcgcactaaaaaaacaatatttgtaaagaaaaatttaaaattaaaaaaatattcaagattttgtttgcaatttatatttctgttgtttttcgATAAGTCTTTGATAGCAACAAATACagaatatttatttcgaatttgtttataaattgtACGTATTTAATTCTCAGGATTTTTATGTGGTAATTATTTTGTGTTGATGACTTCacattaattacatatttattgattttaaaaatattaacatttaaaaaatttagcttattaaaaaatatgtgaatattttaaagattGTTTGGACTAGGAATCAAAAGCAATTAAGTTGTCAATGCTTTTACTATTTTGGCAGTTTCtgctgtatttattatttttgacttAAAGTTAATACCAtagacatacataagtacatatatttatctgtATGTGTTactgtgttaattaaaaaaacgttaacttcgtttAAGTTCcaagctagaatacccttcataaataaataaaaaaaaatccataaaacactttattttgatcagtcagtttgtatgctatagtaaaccgatcgaaattttgttttatatatttttaaattgtagtGTTGGCTTGGAAAATATTCTGTGtctaattttgtaaagatatcttgtcaaataaaaacgttttccaCCATGCTTTTGAttttgttcagggtataaaaacttaTAGCAGTTAAATAAACGGGTTTTCAATTATAGCAGTCACATTGCGATCttcaaaattattaacattTCAAGAATAATGCACAAACACAGTCAAACCTTTACGtaattatgcatatgtacatatgtattgtatataccgGTCGGTGTATTTAATAACAGTTGCTTCAAGAATCGTAATCCAAACAAAAAACTTCACTCGCGACTTGCGTGTACGAaaatacatagtatatgtaaaaataaagccAAAAGCCTCCGTTATTCACTTCAAATGTaaagtataaaacaaacaattttgtttgtggtaGTGCATATTAAAACATTAtaacttcaaataaaactaaaaacctATAATTTAGAATTATCATCAAGGCCAACCAGCACGTTggcaattaaattattataaaaagtatatatgcgtgtacatatataccaaataGATATGTTTTGATTGATTCATTTGTACGTAGTGTAGTATGTAAAACAGAAATGTACTTGTACCCACATATAGTAAGAATGAATGAGCACGAAAAATACTTCCTCTAACCCTATAAAAAAGCCTTAGTCACCTGCACCACTTAAAAACAACCCACTtgtgttaaattaaaaactagtgaatttttataattgagttgtaaattaactttttatctGCCATATCAACTGAGTATTGTGCAATTCAATCAAAATTCTAATTACCggtgaattttgattttttttttgaaactttcacGGCACATTCTCttgttacatatatatttacacaaggGGATTTTTAACGTTATTTTGCCATTTCATTTTGGCCATATGActaaactatgtacatatgtacatacatatataatgagaATTTTTGTTCGTGACTCTCTTTGCTTGGTTGAACACGATCTTTAGAGATATTTCTCTGCACacaaaatttacacaaaaatcaaaacgtTAAAATTGCGATTCACAGAGTTTGACAcaacagcaaacaaacaaacacagtCACCAATAGcgattaaatacaaaaatttcactTCCACattacctttttttttttgaagttcaaAAGATCGTACGGTTTCGTTTTCGCTGATTTTTCCACAATATAAAGAGCTTTGTACCGTCGCGTTCGAGCACCTCGCACCAACTGGTTGAACTACCTAACGCTTCTACCTTTTTGTCTGCTGGCGGTTGCGTTTCTGTTAGGCATTTACGAGCAacaataatgttttttgttatttattgatGGCTAGTTGGAATGTGTCtacagatatacatacgtacatacatttgtatgaacTTAACAGCTAGAAAATATAAAGATGGGGCATAAACCATTATTGCCTCTCCAAGTAGTCTTAATTGTGCGCTGGGCCACCAGTTGCTGGGAGCGCAATCAGCTCTTAGTTGCCTAAAAAGTGGgagcaaaagctaaaaatgtGCCTGAGAGAAGTTGAAGTACTGAGATAAGCGTCTATGTATTTTACGAGTGGTTTGTGTACGTATTtggtatacatgtatatattttcatatatacatacataataaaagTCACTGTGCAAGTCAATTGCGGGAACTTTTTGGCTTTGAAGTGCTTGGGCTACTAATGTCATTTAACCCACACTAGTaacaaatattcaaatacataACTAAAGTTctattatgaaatatataaattttaacttatttattatttttttcaagcaaTATTCTTAAGGAccggaaatatttttgaaatgctgcgtcattacaaaataaatagaaaataatgtgCGTTAATGAGTGTAACGTTTTTTTATCGATTACGTACTTgcacacatatttgtatttttgttgttgctgagaACTACACCATTTGTCTGCTGGGTtttgcatatgcatgtattagTGGGAGTATTTCtgattttgccattttatgtaatttaaaagTGCAAAGTCATAGTTTGATTAACTAAAATAGCAGATATTGTATTGGTATGATGCATAGGCTTGGGGTTTACAATTGCTCTTCAAACACATTTAATGATCAAACGGAGGATCCTGAAAATAAATTCTATGATACTGAAGGATTTTTACGgtatatttagatatatatttttagatgtACTTTTGAAACATTAAACATTGTAGAAATCAATAATTTACTTGTATTACGCCAATACGATCGATAAAAcagccgttcccacgacaggcGGGTCTATTGTAACCGAAACGGAGCCGATACAACATGAATAGCATGACAAATTGGAATATATACAAATCAATGTCTCAAAATAACGTAATTgttaaataagtacatatgtacatgtttttaaaaatgtatatgtatacagtatGCACATAATAATGGTAATCCTTAAATCCTGAAGGCAGTAATCAGCGAAgtcattttttaattacaagtcATAGGGTTACATCTACGGAAATATTTCTTTATCAGCTATGGAATAAGTTATGTTACAAAAAATAACGTTTCATACTCATATCGACCGTTATTCAGCTCAGTTAAAATTTCTGACTTTGGCTATAACCAAAAAGTTCATTGATCGGTTTCAAATTCTCCACGTGAGTCACTTCACGTTTCTTATCAGTAGTCAATATAGTGTTTCGTAGTGTCGTATTTGTTGAACATTTTTGATTAGCaagacaaaaacaatattaaattggtttgtaattttttttgctagttTTATATCGAAAGCAGAAGTCAAGGTGGCAGGTTTGATAGGAAATGATAGGCATAAGAATATTAGTCAATATAAACAGCAATGCTTCCAACTATtaactatataaaaattgtgaCGTATACGGAGCACGCCAATAGTTTATTGACCAAGTCTAAAGCGGCAATTATTGCACAAAAAACTTACTCCCTTAAGATAACATCAAAATGCACCTTAATCTTTCATACGTATATCTTTAAATGTTGAAtacctgtatgtacatatgtacatgttttaAAAGATTATCTTTTCGAATCATAATGCCAACttgcaaaaatttgtttgacaatgGTTTGAGTTGGAATTGTGTGTACCACTTTAAGTGATAACTTTAatcaatttaaatcaaatacatatttcaagtTAATAATTTGGGGGAAATTTGTGACAACCTACAGGTATGTGATTCACACAGccatatgtttttataaaatatccaCACGATAATCAATATGTTTTATTACTTAggtataaacaatttttcaagTGGAGTAGTATAatacaaaaatctaaatttttttatctgaaaCATAGAACAAGTTGTCAACTTCATTAACACAAACACATTTAGTATTAGAGATTTTGAATATGAATGTGACATCGTTTTACATTAATTACTTAATttgctgttaatttttttgtctcaATCATAACATCTTAAGAATATATTGTCTAAAATGCAAGTCGAATGTTATTTAtgaatgttttaattttaaaagaatatgtTCACTAAGCTAGTATAGTAACTAATAATTTTACGATATAACATGTCTTGCTAATTTCTTTATAGCTAACATGCTTAAACTATCTCAACCGAAAACTTTCGCTTTGGTATGATCGTTAACCTCTTACGCTTttctaacaataatatatacacatgATGTGACccattttaagaaatttacaaATTCGCCATGAGTATGTATTTTCACTCTCTTAAAgttgaatatttatgtatttatacatacttacataaatgtagatatgtgcaaaatacatataaaatctTGTCTTGTATGTATTTTCGTAACTTTACATtcgtttaaaatattataattataaaggtTATAATATcaaatatagcaataaaatcAAGTCTAATTAAATGATCTTTAattaaatgttcggttacacccgaacttaccGCGTCCTTacttattaacatttttatttttatttcaggaATTTGCATCAAAAGCTTCAAAACGAACACAAATGATAAATTTTTCATCAATGTTTGTCAAACTGAAGAAATACCGCCACCGGAGGACATTACCGAAGAGCAATTGGCTGACATTTTGCAATCGGAAGTACCCAGCTCCTTTCGTATTCCCATGAGTATTTCCGATCCACGTGTCACAAAGGATAAATCAAATAATTCAGTAGATGTTTGTGATATTGCGATCAATCCTAACTTCtttgtcaaaattcaaaaatccttattatttaaagactttttccTGGCCCTAATTGCCGAAGCTCTTAACGATAAATATAATGTGCAAATAAAAGTTgagaaatcaataatattgcaAAATAGAAAGTTCATTGGCACACTGGTGCGACATCGTGTACGTAATAAGGACGTAAAAACCGTTTTGAACTCATACAAACAACCAAATGAGGAAGACAAAAAGAAATTGGTAGAACTGGAAAAAAGTAGTGGCGGAAAGAATGTGCCATTGGTACAAGAGATTGATACAAATGAGTTGAATGTGCTTAAGCAGAAATCGGAACAATTGAAGCAGAATTCCTACAAAATTAAAGAGGCAATATCACTAGCTGGATCCACAGTGCCGGAGTTTAAGTTACGCGCTAAATTGTCCAAAGAGGAGGTTGAAGAAATACAGGCGGAGTTCTATCTACCAAAATGTGTAAGTAGCGAAAAGTGAGACCAAATCTCAATTTGTGCTCAGAATATATTGATCATTGCagtttcatagaaaaatattttgtaagacAAATACCggtttttgtaataattaaattattttcaccaCAGCTCTCGTCAAATGAAATCACACTGGATATTGGAGAAGATCGCATTTTATTGGAATCTATGAAGCATGGATATATGTTTGATAAGTTTGTGAATTATCGTTTGAATCAAGAACGTGCTCGAGCAATTTTCGACAAAACCAATAAAGTTagttaaaataccataaaaaagggaaaaaacgtaatttaattttctaaatttttcattttagatgCTTCAAGTCCGTATTCCTGTATATCCAGTCCATTAGATTGTATGGTGGTCAACAGatgtaaatgtgtacaattAGAGAGTTAAActcattcataatttttatttagtatataaATTAGGTGCACGGCATTTTCAAtatattgagttttttttaatttacaaataaataaagtatttacCAGAAATcgtcattatttttttcaaaagtgaaattatctgctcacccggagtgttccctcaataaatccaccaaatgtcgccgaggtcACTGTTATCATGACGCGGTAACgatgttgttgtaacgggtacctaatccccgttaggattgTAAACATTCGataacgtgctgtttcgacggttTCATTGGACGCTGGCCATACATTTATTAGATATGGCGGAGTCTACTCTgcataagtaggagtttaacctggtCGCTTTCGTTTCTCGCGTCAACCCGaactcttcgtctgcaatgcgtggtgatttgactccaagcACGGCATTCACTAAAAGGGAGTCGGTGCTGAGGATTTCAGTGTGAATGATTGTCGTAGACGTACTTGAGGAATGACCTGTTGATGCTGCTAGGAAACTGTTCCGCGCCATTATGCGGAAAGTATCCCAGCAGGAACCGGGGTGGAATGACGGTtttcattgacggttacgttctcaccggcatcatttttgcaGAAATATGGCATCTCTCATCTAATGTCATTGTGCCAATCCTTCTATGCTATATTTTACTGTATTTCTTCTTATGCAATTCATCACTTGTTCTTTTCATTCTTAATAACATTTATTCAATCATCTGAAAGTCTGAATAATTTCTATCTGTTGTTTGAAATGTTGCTAAATCGTTTAATCAATCATGGTAGGGTATTTGTTGCCCCGTCTTTACGTCATCTTATTCGCCGGCAAAAAGAAAATGTCACTCTTCGTTCGTTTTTGACATTTACCTTGCAACCGGCAGCTGTCAAAAGACACAATTTGGTGCTAGAAAATTCGATCACAAAACATTGTAGTCGTAAATATTCTTCAGCAAAATTAGCCATGGAGGAACATTGTGTAGTGCCAGATGTAATTTCGTGTGTTCCACAAGAAGTAGCAACCGTTTGTTATCCAAGTGGTGCCTCTGTAGAACAAGGAAATGTTTTAACACCAACTTTAGTAAAAGACCAACCTACCATTACTT belongs to Bactrocera dorsalis isolate Fly_Bdor chromosome 1, ASM2337382v1, whole genome shotgun sequence and includes:
- the LOC105231192 gene encoding PIH1 domain-containing protein 1 → MSHPKNFLDADESLLEKNLKFVKNEVEEELNQYFSGTQDSDGLNESLAPPREYKVVQPKPGICIKSFKTNTNDKFFINVCQTEEIPPPEDITEEQLADILQSEVPSSFRIPMSISDPRVTKDKSNNSVDVCDIAINPNFFVKIQKSLLFKDFFLALIAEALNDKYNVQIKVEKSIILQNRKFIGTLVRHRVRNKDVKTVLNSYKQPNEEDKKKLVELEKSSGGKNVPLVQEIDTNELNVLKQKSEQLKQNSYKIKEAISLAGSTVPEFKLRAKLSKEEVEEIQAEFYLPKCLSSNEITLDIGEDRILLESMKHGYMFDKFVNYRLNQERARAIFDKTNKMLQVRIPVYPVH